Within the Cupriavidus malaysiensis genome, the region TCATCCCCGACCAGCGCACGCCGCTGCTGCTGGGCGTGGCCAGCCTGTGCCTGCTGCTGGGCGCCTTCCTGCTGCGCCGCCACCTGCGCCGGCACGCCGAGGCCGCCATGCCGGCCGGCGCCTCGCGCCCGCGCCTGCGCAAGCTCTGACCACGGCGGGCCGCCGCCGCGGCCCGCTCTTCTCCCCCCTACGTCCTTTCCCTCTCCGCGGGCGCGCCGAGCCATGGCGCCCCGCCGTGCCGCCATGCCGCCGGCCCTGGTACCAGCCGTACCAGCGGCCGTACCAGCCGGCGGCGCCGGCCCGCCCCGCTGGCCCAATCGATTCCCGCGCCTGGCCCTACAGCATCGCCGCCGCGCTCTCTATGCTGGTGGCATCACCGACGGGGCGGCAGCGCCGGCTCCCCGCACCACCCGAGAGAACGAGGAGAGACAAGATGAGCGACACGCAGGTCACCGTGGCCACGCTGCAGGCCTTCAACGACGCCTGGAACCGGCACGACATCGACGCGCTGATGGCCTTCATGGCCGACGACTGCGAATTCCACGCGGTGGCCGGCCCCGAACTGACCGGGCGCGCCTTCCGCGGCCGCGCGGCGGTGCGCGAGGGCTTCCTGCTGGCCTGGCAGACCTTCCCCGACGCGGCCTGGGTCGACGGCGAGCACTTCGTCAGCGGCCAGCGCGGCGTCAGCGAATCCACCTTCCGCGGCACGCGCGCCGACGGCACCCGCATCGAGGCGCGCATGGTCGATGTGTTCACCTTCCGCGACGGCCGCATCGCGGTGAAGAACGCCTACCGCAAGGACCGCCCGCCGGTGGCCGCGCCCGCAGCCAACTAAGCCGCCACGCCGGACCAAGGAGACCACCATGGACGCCATCGCCACCCGGCTGATCCTGCCCGAGGGATGCAGCACCGCGCCCCAGCGGCCCTACGATCCCGCCTACGATCCGCTGGTCGCGCCCAACCCGGGCGAAGGCCGCGAGTACGCGCCGACCTACTGGATCGGCACCGCCGGCGAACCGCCGCCGGACGACGGCCCGATCACGCAGGACGTGGACGTCGACGTGGCCATCATCGGCTCGGGCTTCACCGGGCTGACCTGCGCCATCTTCCTGGCCCAGGAGTACGGCATCAAGGCCACGGTGCTGGAAGCCAACCGCGTCAGCTGGGGCTGCAGCACCCGCAACGGCGGCCAGGCCCAGTGCGCCTCGGGACGCCTCAAGCGCTCGCAGTGGATCGAGCGCTACGGCCTGGAGACGGCGCTGCGCCTGCACCGCGAGGTGTGCGACGGCATGCAGACCTTCAAGGACCTGATCCGCGACATCGAGTGCGACCCGCAGCCCGGCGGCCACCTGTACGTCGCGCACCGGCCCCAGGTGATGCCGGGACTGGAGAAGGAGGCCAAGGTGCTGCGCGAGGTCTTCCACTACGACGCGCGCATCCTCGATGCCGACACGGTGCGGCGCGAGTACGTGGACGACAAGGAAACGGCCGGCGCGATGCACGAGCCGGAAGGCATCGGCATACACGCCGGCAAGCTGGCCTTCGGCTACCTGCGCCGCGCGCGCGCGCTGGGCGCCACCGTGCACCCCGCCAGCCCGGTGCAGGGCTGGACCACGCGCGGCGGCGTGCACTACCTGCGCACCCCGGGCGGCACCGTGCGCGCCCGCGCGGTGGCGGTGGCGACCGGCGGCTACACCTCGCCCACGCTGCACCCGCAACTGAAGAACCGGCTCTTCCCCATCCTCTCCAATTCCATCGTCACGCGCCCGCTGACGGCGGCGGAGATCGAGGCCTGCAACTTCCGCACGCGCCAGGTCATCACCGATACCCGCATCCTGCGCCACTACTACCGGCTGATGCCGGACGGACGCCTGCAGATCGGCAGCCGCAGCGCCATCAGCGGCAATGATGCGCCGCAGAAGAAGTACGAGCAGAAGCTGATCCAGGACATGGTGCGCAAGTTTCCCGCGCTGGCGGGCATTGCGCTCGACTACTCCTGGTGGGGCTGGGTCGACGTCAGTCACGACATGATGCCGCGCATCTTCCAGCCGGACCCGGCGCAGAGCATCTACTATGCAATGGGCTATGGCGGCAACGGCGTGATGTATTCCGCCCAGGCGGGCAAGCGCATGGCGGCGCTGGTGGCGGGCAAGGGCAAGGAGCTGGACCTGCCCATCTTCGGCAGCGCGCTGCCTTTCCCCAATGTGCGCGAGATGGTGGAAGCGCAGGCCTTTGCGCCGTTCCGGCGCCTGGGACAGTGGTTCCTGTACCGCTGGTACC harbors:
- a CDS encoding nuclear transport factor 2 family protein — its product is MSDTQVTVATLQAFNDAWNRHDIDALMAFMADDCEFHAVAGPELTGRAFRGRAAVREGFLLAWQTFPDAAWVDGEHFVSGQRGVSESTFRGTRADGTRIEARMVDVFTFRDGRIAVKNAYRKDRPPVAAPAAN
- a CDS encoding NAD(P)/FAD-dependent oxidoreductase, whose amino-acid sequence is MDAIATRLILPEGCSTAPQRPYDPAYDPLVAPNPGEGREYAPTYWIGTAGEPPPDDGPITQDVDVDVAIIGSGFTGLTCAIFLAQEYGIKATVLEANRVSWGCSTRNGGQAQCASGRLKRSQWIERYGLETALRLHREVCDGMQTFKDLIRDIECDPQPGGHLYVAHRPQVMPGLEKEAKVLREVFHYDARILDADTVRREYVDDKETAGAMHEPEGIGIHAGKLAFGYLRRARALGATVHPASPVQGWTTRGGVHYLRTPGGTVRARAVAVATGGYTSPTLHPQLKNRLFPILSNSIVTRPLTAAEIEACNFRTRQVITDTRILRHYYRLMPDGRLQIGSRSAISGNDAPQKKYEQKLIQDMVRKFPALAGIALDYSWWGWVDVSHDMMPRIFQPDPAQSIYYAMGYGGNGVMYSAQAGKRMAALVAGKGKELDLPIFGSALPFPNVREMVEAQAFAPFRRLGQWFLYRWYHLKDDVL